A region of Allocoleopsis franciscana PCC 7113 DNA encodes the following proteins:
- the rimO gene encoding 30S ribosomal protein S12 methylthiotransferase RimO, giving the protein MGNKPTIAISHLGCEKNRIDSEHMLGLLVQAGYPVDSNEELADYVIVNTCSFIGAAREESVRTLVELAEADKKIVVTGCMAQHFQAELLDELPEAVAVVGTGDYNKIVDVIQRVEAGERVKQVSAQPTYIADETTPRYRTTSEGVAYLRVAEGCDYRCAFCIIPHLRGKQRSRTIESIVAEAKQLAFEGVQEIILISQITTNYGLDLYGEPKLAELLRALGQVNIPWIRMHYAYPTGLTPAVIQAIQETPNVLPYLDLPLQHSHPEILRAMNRPWQGQVNDRIIERLKTALPDAVLRTTFIVGFPGETDEHFEHLLQFVQRHEFDHVGVFTFSPEEGTTAYNLPNQLPQDVMDARRDALMAAQQPISWKRNQACVGKVVDVLIEQEHPETGELIGRSTRFAPEVDGLVYVQGNAPLGTIVGVEITDADAYDLYGSVVPHFSSVVKGLQVAL; this is encoded by the coding sequence ATGGGTAACAAGCCAACCATCGCAATTTCTCATTTGGGCTGCGAAAAAAATCGCATCGACTCAGAACACATGCTGGGTCTATTGGTCCAAGCCGGTTACCCGGTCGATTCTAATGAAGAATTAGCGGATTATGTTATTGTAAACACCTGTAGTTTTATTGGAGCAGCTCGTGAAGAGTCTGTCCGCACCCTGGTCGAATTAGCAGAAGCTGATAAAAAAATTGTCGTTACTGGCTGTATGGCGCAACACTTCCAGGCCGAACTCTTGGATGAGTTGCCTGAAGCTGTGGCAGTAGTTGGGACAGGCGATTATAACAAAATCGTAGATGTGATTCAACGAGTAGAAGCGGGCGAACGCGTTAAGCAAGTTTCGGCACAACCGACTTATATTGCTGACGAGACAACTCCGCGCTACCGAACGACCTCTGAGGGTGTTGCTTACCTACGGGTAGCCGAAGGGTGTGACTACCGATGCGCGTTTTGTATCATTCCCCATCTTCGGGGAAAACAGCGATCGCGCACGATTGAATCCATCGTCGCAGAAGCCAAACAACTGGCTTTTGAAGGCGTACAGGAAATCATTCTGATTTCTCAAATTACGACCAACTACGGTTTAGACCTTTATGGCGAACCGAAGTTAGCAGAACTCTTACGGGCGTTAGGTCAAGTGAACATCCCCTGGATTCGGATGCACTACGCCTATCCAACGGGTTTGACCCCAGCCGTAATTCAGGCCATTCAGGAAACTCCGAATGTCCTTCCTTACCTGGATTTACCCCTACAACACTCCCATCCAGAAATCCTGCGCGCCATGAACCGCCCTTGGCAGGGACAGGTGAATGACAGGATTATTGAGCGCCTCAAAACAGCACTGCCCGATGCAGTGCTGCGGACAACCTTTATCGTCGGGTTTCCTGGTGAAACAGACGAACACTTCGAGCACTTACTCCAGTTTGTCCAGCGCCATGAGTTTGACCATGTAGGTGTCTTTACCTTTTCTCCGGAAGAGGGTACCACGGCCTACAACTTGCCAAACCAACTACCCCAAGACGTAATGGATGCCCGTCGGGATGCCCTGATGGCAGCTCAGCAGCCCATCTCCTGGAAAAGGAATCAAGCGTGTGTCGGTAAGGTGGTTGATGTCTTGATTGAGCAAGAACACCCTGAAACAGGTGAATTAATTGGTCGCTCTACTCGATTTGCCCCTGAGGTAGATGGATTGGTTTACGTCCAAGGAAATGCTCCCTTGGGCACAATCGTGGGAGTGGAAATTACTGATGCGGATGCCTACGACCTGTATGGTTCTGTAGTTCCTCATTTTTCGTCAGTTGTTAAAGGGTTACAGGTGGCTCTTTAG
- the btpA gene encoding photosystem I biogenesis protein BtpA, which translates to MDLLQIFKTPNPIIGVVHLLPLPTSPRWGGSLKAVIDRAEQEVTALASGGVDGVIVENFFDAPFTKNQVDPAVVSAMTLIVQQLMNLVTLPVGINVLRNDAHSALAIATCVPCQFIRVNVLTGVMATDQGFIEGQAHQLLRYRRELGSDVKILADVLVKHARPLGSPNLTTAVQETIERGLADGVILSGWATGSPPSLEDLELASAAANGTPVFIGSGANWENISTLMQAANGVIVSSSLKRRGKIEQAIDPIRVSQFVEAARRSVAAKVEPQPLASVKLHS; encoded by the coding sequence GTGGACTTACTTCAAATTTTCAAGACACCGAATCCAATTATTGGCGTGGTTCATCTACTGCCGCTCCCCACATCGCCCCGCTGGGGAGGGAGCTTGAAAGCGGTCATTGATCGCGCAGAGCAGGAGGTGACAGCACTGGCTTCTGGGGGAGTCGATGGTGTAATCGTCGAGAACTTTTTTGACGCCCCATTTACGAAAAACCAGGTTGATCCCGCTGTGGTTAGTGCTATGACACTGATTGTGCAGCAACTGATGAATCTGGTCACGCTGCCAGTGGGGATCAATGTATTACGGAACGATGCCCACAGTGCTTTAGCGATCGCCACTTGCGTCCCTTGCCAATTTATTCGGGTTAACGTCCTCACGGGAGTCATGGCAACAGACCAAGGATTCATTGAAGGACAGGCGCATCAATTGCTTCGCTACCGCCGAGAACTGGGCAGTGATGTCAAAATTTTGGCAGATGTTTTGGTCAAACATGCACGACCCTTGGGTTCTCCCAATCTCACGACAGCGGTGCAGGAGACGATTGAACGGGGCTTAGCCGATGGCGTGATTCTTTCAGGTTGGGCGACGGGTAGCCCTCCCTCTTTAGAGGACTTGGAATTGGCCTCTGCTGCCGCTAACGGTACTCCCGTTTTTATTGGCAGTGGAGCCAACTGGGAAAACATCTCCACCCTGATGCAAGCGGCTAACGGCGTGATTGTTTCCAGTTCCCTGAAGCGGCGGGGGAAAATTGAGCAAGCTATTGACCCGATTCGCGTCAGTCAATTTGTGGAAGCGGCGCGGCGCAGCGTTGCGGCTAAAGTTGAACCACAACCCCTGGCTTCCGTCAAGCTACATTCGTAA